The following coding sequences lie in one Megalodesulfovibrio gigas DSM 1382 = ATCC 19364 genomic window:
- the trpB gene encoding tryptophan synthase subunit beta, giving the protein MTTSAPLRAGWFGDFGGQFVPELLMPPLHELEEAYATIAASPAFKEELAGLMTDYVGRPTSLYRCRTLSKELGINLWLKREDLAHTGAHKINNTLGQALLTKHMGKTVLMAETGAGQHGVATATAAAMLGLECLVFMGATDVVRQAHNVRRMELLGATVHPVQSGTQTLKDAINAALRYWIAEQATTHYCIGSVVGPHPFPIIVRDFQRCIGDEMRAQFRAKIGRLPDYVVACCGGGSNAMGTFYPYIEDEGVQLVGVEAAGTGDPGCYHSATLTQGTNGVLHGTRTKLLQTEDGQILPSHSVAPGLDYPGVGPEHAWLQASGRARYECVNDVQALAAFHTLCRAEGIIPALESSHALAWVLENSASLPKGCHVAVTLSGRGDKDLGIIQEIQETQRKQA; this is encoded by the coding sequence ATGACCACTTCCGCCCCCCTGCGCGCCGGCTGGTTCGGCGACTTCGGCGGCCAGTTCGTGCCCGAACTGCTCATGCCGCCCCTGCACGAGCTTGAGGAGGCCTACGCCACCATCGCCGCCTCTCCCGCCTTCAAGGAGGAGCTGGCCGGGTTGATGACCGATTATGTCGGCCGGCCCACGTCCCTGTATCGGTGCAGGACCCTGTCCAAGGAACTCGGCATCAATCTGTGGCTCAAGCGCGAGGATCTCGCCCATACGGGCGCCCATAAAATCAACAACACCCTGGGGCAGGCCCTGCTGACCAAGCACATGGGCAAGACCGTGCTCATGGCCGAAACCGGCGCCGGGCAGCACGGCGTGGCCACCGCCACGGCCGCGGCCATGCTGGGCCTGGAATGCCTGGTGTTCATGGGCGCCACGGACGTGGTGCGTCAGGCCCACAACGTGCGCCGCATGGAACTGCTGGGCGCCACGGTGCATCCCGTGCAGTCCGGCACCCAGACCCTCAAGGACGCCATCAACGCCGCCCTGCGGTACTGGATTGCCGAACAGGCCACCACGCACTACTGCATCGGCTCCGTCGTGGGGCCGCATCCGTTCCCCATCATCGTGCGGGATTTCCAACGCTGCATCGGCGACGAGATGCGCGCCCAGTTCCGCGCCAAGATCGGCCGCCTGCCGGATTACGTCGTGGCCTGCTGCGGCGGCGGCTCCAACGCCATGGGCACCTTCTATCCCTACATCGAGGACGAGGGCGTGCAGCTGGTGGGCGTGGAAGCCGCCGGCACCGGTGACCCCGGCTGCTACCACTCCGCCACCCTGACCCAGGGCACGAACGGCGTGCTCCACGGCACCCGCACCAAGCTACTGCAGACCGAGGACGGGCAGATCCTGCCCTCGCACTCCGTGGCCCCCGGGCTGGACTATCCCGGCGTGGGTCCCGAGCATGCCTGGCTGCAGGCCAGCGGCCGCGCCCGCTACGAATGCGTGAACGATGTGCAGGCCCTGGCGGCCTTCCATACCCTGTGCCGCGCCGAGGGCATCATCCCGGCCCTGGAAAGCTCCCACGCCCTGGCCTGGGTGCTGGAAAACAGCGCCTCCCTGCCAAAGGGCTGCCACGTGGCCGTGACGCTTTCCGGTCGTGGCGACAAGGACTTGGGCATCATCCAGGAAATCCAGGAAACGCAAAGGAAGCAGGCATGA
- the trpA gene encoding tryptophan synthase subunit alpha yields the protein MSAPSRLEAAIRAATATGRPALIPFLPAGYPDKDRFWTELAALDAHGADVIEIGVPFSDPVADGPVVEAASLECLEAGVTLAWILAELKARAAAGTAPKAPLVLMGYANPFLQYGLAALAADAAAGGVAGMIIPDLPYEERGPFQDALAAAGVDLIPLIGLNTSPERMRLYADNARGFAYLVSVMGVTGERDTLPEPVKAQLAVAREIFPVPVALGFGISRPEQLQDLPADAAIFGSALIRHIKAGGDAAGFMARWQ from the coding sequence ATGAGCGCCCCCTCCAGACTCGAAGCGGCCATCCGTGCCGCCACCGCCACCGGTCGTCCCGCGTTGATTCCCTTCCTCCCCGCCGGCTATCCAGACAAGGACCGCTTCTGGACCGAGCTGGCCGCCCTGGACGCACACGGGGCAGACGTCATCGAAATCGGCGTGCCCTTCTCCGATCCCGTGGCCGACGGCCCCGTGGTGGAGGCCGCCTCCCTGGAATGCCTGGAGGCCGGCGTCACCCTGGCCTGGATCCTGGCGGAGCTCAAGGCCCGCGCCGCCGCCGGCACGGCTCCCAAGGCCCCCCTGGTGCTCATGGGCTACGCCAACCCGTTCCTGCAATACGGCCTGGCGGCCCTGGCCGCGGACGCCGCCGCCGGTGGCGTGGCCGGGATGATCATCCCTGATCTGCCCTATGAAGAACGCGGCCCGTTCCAGGACGCCCTGGCCGCGGCCGGCGTGGACCTCATCCCCCTCATCGGCCTGAACACCAGCCCCGAGCGCATGCGGCTCTATGCAGACAACGCCCGCGGCTTCGCCTATCTGGTGAGTGTCATGGGAGTGACGGGCGAGCGCGACACCCTGCCGGAGCCGGTCAAGGCCCAACTGGCCGTGGCCCGGGAGATCTTCCCCGTGCCCGTGGCCCTGGGCTTCGGCATCAGCCGGCCGGAGCAGCTGCAGGATTTGCCGGCGGACGCAGCCATCTTCGGCAGCGCCCTGATCCGCCACATCAAAGCCGGTGGCGACGCCGCCGGCTTCATGGCCAGATGGCAGTAA
- a CDS encoding EF-hand domain-containing protein: MRRVSHSMLEYSLSCYMGKESSGSTQFDNLASKVAAQKYLKERDTNKDGTLSQDEVTFSEEAFSKLDTDKSGVLSVDELKVGLSGYEGEIYNYLAKTDARWAKISQLSSMLKKV; encoded by the coding sequence ATGCGTCGAGTCAGCCACAGCATGCTTGAATATTCCTTGTCCTGCTACATGGGCAAGGAGTCCTCCGGGTCCACCCAGTTTGACAACCTGGCCTCCAAGGTCGCTGCCCAGAAATACCTCAAGGAGCGCGACACCAACAAGGACGGTACGTTGTCGCAGGATGAAGTGACCTTTTCCGAAGAAGCGTTCAGCAAGCTGGATACCGACAAAAGCGGCGTGCTGTCCGTGGACGAACTCAAGGTCGGCCTGTCCGGCTATGAAGGCGAGATCTACAATTATCTGGCCAAGACCGATGCCCGCTGGGCCAAGATCAGCCAGCTTTCGTCCATGCTGAAGAAGGTGTGA
- a CDS encoding aminotransferase-like domain-containing protein yields MRYSPRLATVKRSYIREILKATQDPAIISFAGGLPSPDHFPSQAFAEAAHAVLTENGAAVLQYSITEGYPPLREYIARRYADTLGLDVPMEQILITTGSQQGLDLMAKVFLDPGDGVLMERPGYLGAIQAFSLFGAAFDTVDLGPTGVDLAQLEAGLAKKPKLFYAVPNFQNPSGCTYDEPTRREVARLLAGSDTVLVEDNPYGELRFSGTPLPPLRAFAQGACTVLLGSFSKIASPGMRVGWLVADPDLMHKLVTAKQASDLHTSIFTQRVLHRFLTDNDLDAHIAVIRKAYGERCQCMLQAIRASFPEEVRYTEPEGGMFLWVQLPEGLSSERLFQKAIARKVAFVPGHPFYVDGTANSLRLNFSNSTPERIEEGIHRLAECLKELLATR; encoded by the coding sequence GTGCGCTATTCCCCCAGACTCGCCACCGTCAAACGCTCCTATATCCGGGAAATTCTCAAAGCCACGCAGGATCCCGCCATCATCTCCTTTGCCGGCGGGCTGCCCAGCCCGGATCATTTCCCCTCCCAGGCCTTTGCGGAGGCCGCCCATGCCGTACTGACCGAGAACGGCGCCGCCGTGCTGCAGTATTCCATCACCGAGGGCTACCCGCCCTTGCGGGAATATATTGCCCGCCGCTACGCCGACACCCTGGGACTGGACGTTCCCATGGAGCAGATTCTCATCACCACCGGCTCGCAGCAGGGGCTGGACCTCATGGCCAAGGTGTTTCTGGACCCCGGCGACGGCGTGCTCATGGAGCGCCCCGGCTATCTGGGGGCCATCCAGGCCTTTTCCTTGTTCGGCGCAGCCTTCGACACCGTGGACCTGGGGCCCACAGGGGTGGATCTGGCCCAGCTGGAAGCCGGCCTGGCCAAGAAGCCCAAGCTGTTCTATGCCGTGCCCAATTTTCAGAACCCGTCCGGCTGCACCTACGATGAACCCACCCGCCGCGAGGTTGCCCGGCTGCTGGCCGGCAGCGACACCGTGCTGGTGGAGGACAACCCGTACGGCGAGCTGCGGTTTTCCGGCACGCCCCTGCCGCCCCTGCGGGCCTTCGCGCAGGGTGCATGCACCGTGCTGCTGGGATCCTTCTCCAAGATTGCCAGCCCGGGCATGCGCGTGGGCTGGCTGGTGGCCGATCCGGATCTCATGCACAAGCTGGTCACGGCCAAGCAGGCCTCGGACCTGCACACCTCCATCTTCACCCAGCGCGTGCTGCACAGATTTTTGACGGACAACGATCTGGACGCACACATCGCCGTCATCCGCAAGGCCTACGGCGAGCGCTGCCAGTGCATGCTGCAGGCCATCCGGGCCAGCTTCCCCGAGGAAGTGCGCTACACCGAGCCCGAGGGCGGCATGTTCCTCTGGGTGCAGCTGCCGGAAGGGCTCTCATCGGAACGGCTGTTCCAGAAGGCCATTGCGCGCAAGGTGGCCTTTGTGCCCGGACATCCGTTCTACGTGGACGGCACGGCCAATTCCCTGCGGCTCAATTTCTCCAATTCCACGCCGGAGCGCATTGAGGAAGGCATCCACCGCCTGGCCGAATGCCTCAAGGAGTTGCTGGCGACACGCTGA
- a CDS encoding thioredoxin family protein, with protein MSFRLLIAAGMLLLCTVQPVWSQTLPCAVRGKVTLVDFTAVWCGPCKAQKPIVQALAKELGNRAAVVIVDIDKDTRARAYKVASIPTLVFHDAAGEVRYRHVGIMGREAILAKLMEIGLPPAAPPAVPGAPAAPTTASPRNTLTVY; from the coding sequence ATGTCGTTTCGTCTGTTGATTGCAGCAGGAATGCTGCTGCTGTGCACGGTGCAGCCCGTCTGGTCCCAGACCCTGCCCTGTGCGGTGCGGGGCAAGGTGACGTTGGTGGACTTCACTGCTGTCTGGTGCGGGCCATGTAAGGCGCAGAAGCCCATCGTCCAGGCCCTGGCCAAGGAGCTGGGCAATCGCGCGGCGGTGGTCATCGTGGACATCGACAAGGACACCCGCGCCAGAGCCTACAAGGTCGCCTCCATCCCCACCCTGGTGTTTCATGACGCTGCCGGCGAAGTGCGCTACCGGCATGTCGGGATTATGGGGCGCGAGGCCATTCTGGCAAAACTCATGGAAATCGGGCTGCCCCCGGCTGCGCCGCCCGCCGTACCCGGCGCGCCTGCCGCGCCCACCACGGCATCGCCACGCAACACGCTGACCGTCTATTGA
- a CDS encoding metal-dependent hydrolase: MRTTLTWHGHSNFQIVDPAINICIDPFFEGNPSAGSTIESIAAPDLICVTHDHGDHIGQTVELARASGCMVAAVVETAGKLMHLGVPQAQIVNGIGFNLGGTMVVKGAAITMVQACHTSESGVPVGYIITLPDGFTLYHAGDTAIFAEMALWGQLYAIDVACLPIGGVFTMDPRQAAHACKLLQCDRVVPMHWGTFPVLEKNTRAFARHLAEIAPDTALMEMAPGETVVLEKNPDTCGCHDG; the protein is encoded by the coding sequence ATGCGTACCACGCTCACTTGGCACGGCCACTCCAATTTTCAGATTGTCGATCCCGCCATCAACATCTGCATCGACCCGTTCTTCGAGGGCAATCCCAGCGCCGGCAGCACCATTGAGAGCATTGCCGCGCCGGATCTGATCTGCGTCACCCACGATCACGGGGACCATATCGGCCAGACCGTGGAACTGGCCAGGGCCTCGGGCTGCATGGTGGCAGCCGTGGTGGAGACGGCCGGCAAGCTCATGCACCTGGGGGTGCCGCAGGCGCAGATCGTCAACGGCATCGGCTTCAACCTGGGCGGCACGATGGTGGTCAAGGGCGCAGCCATCACCATGGTGCAGGCCTGTCACACCTCGGAATCCGGCGTGCCCGTGGGCTACATCATCACCCTGCCGGACGGCTTTACCCTGTACCACGCCGGCGACACGGCCATCTTTGCCGAAATGGCGCTCTGGGGCCAGCTGTACGCCATCGACGTGGCCTGTCTGCCCATCGGCGGCGTGTTCACCATGGATCCCCGTCAGGCGGCCCATGCCTGCAAGCTGCTGCAGTGCGACCGCGTGGTGCCCATGCATTGGGGCACGTTCCCCGTGCTGGAAAAGAACACCCGCGCCTTTGCCCGGCATCTGGCGGAAATCGCCCCGGACACCGCCCTCATGGAAATGGCTCCCGGCGAAACCGTGGTGCTGGAGAAAAATCCCGACACCTGCGGCTGCCACGACGGCTGA
- a CDS encoding GspE/PulE family protein, whose protein sequence is MTNTSATSAPAGRYAGGRKRLGEMLIEAGFITEAVLKEQLAEQKARKMRLGQCLIFNRIVTEEDIIAVVSKQLRIETLRQSKFAAEPSLASVVSEKLAHKCSAIPVHREGSLLWVGMTDPTDFNSINDLMQATNHDIEPVMCTEQEFEELFFATYGSKYSAQSDMLLDVEDIAVEQERRSDAETATFSVDSLQNMAEEAPVVRLVNSILVQALNRRASDIHIQPEQDSIGIRFRVDGKLENVPSPPKSVLLPLVSRIKLLSNIDISVSRMPQDGRFTYRAQNREVSVRTATAPSIYGEKVVMRLLDQGAHSLTLEDMDIVSSDRRKIDAALRRPHGMLLATGPTGSGKSTMLYALLKKMNKPEHSIVTLEDPVEYRIKGICQMQLNTRAGMTFASGLRSILRQDPDTIMVGEIRDQETADIAIKAALTGHKVLSTLHTNDAPGAVTRFVEMGIEPFLVASTVVLVMAQRLVRRICPDCAAAYTPTREELAQLGVRYDSGIQFFRGAGCFACNRTGYRGRLAVFEMLPMENTVRDLVLQRASSQEIRDKAVAGGLLRTLTRDAAERVLAGQTTFEEFLGVSFDT, encoded by the coding sequence ATGACCAACACCTCCGCCACATCCGCGCCTGCCGGCCGATATGCAGGGGGCCGGAAGCGATTGGGCGAGATGCTCATCGAGGCCGGCTTCATCACCGAAGCCGTCCTCAAGGAGCAGCTTGCGGAACAGAAAGCCCGCAAGATGCGCCTTGGGCAGTGCCTGATCTTCAATCGCATCGTCACCGAAGAAGACATCATCGCCGTCGTCTCGAAGCAGTTGCGCATCGAGACCTTGCGCCAGAGCAAGTTCGCCGCCGAGCCGTCCCTGGCGAGCGTGGTCAGCGAAAAGCTGGCGCACAAATGCTCGGCCATTCCGGTGCACCGGGAAGGATCGTTGTTGTGGGTGGGGATGACAGATCCCACGGACTTCAACAGCATCAACGATCTGATGCAGGCCACCAACCATGACATTGAACCGGTCATGTGCACGGAGCAGGAGTTCGAGGAACTCTTCTTCGCCACGTATGGCAGCAAGTACAGCGCCCAGTCGGACATGCTGCTGGATGTGGAAGACATCGCCGTGGAGCAGGAGCGCCGCAGCGATGCGGAAACGGCCACGTTCTCCGTAGACTCGTTGCAGAACATGGCCGAAGAGGCCCCGGTGGTGCGGCTGGTGAACTCCATCCTTGTTCAGGCCCTCAACAGGCGCGCCTCGGACATCCACATCCAGCCGGAGCAAGACAGCATTGGCATCCGTTTCCGGGTGGATGGCAAGCTGGAGAACGTGCCCTCGCCGCCCAAGTCTGTGCTGCTGCCCCTGGTCTCCCGCATCAAGTTGCTGTCGAACATCGATATTTCCGTCTCCCGCATGCCCCAGGACGGCCGCTTCACGTACCGCGCCCAGAACCGCGAGGTGAGCGTGCGCACCGCCACCGCCCCGAGCATCTACGGGGAAAAGGTGGTCATGCGTCTGCTGGACCAGGGCGCGCACTCCCTGACCCTGGAGGACATGGATATCGTGTCCTCGGATCGCCGGAAAATTGACGCTGCCCTGCGCAGGCCCCACGGCATGCTCCTGGCCACCGGCCCCACGGGCAGCGGCAAGTCCACCATGCTCTATGCGCTGCTGAAAAAGATGAACAAGCCGGAGCATTCCATCGTCACCCTGGAAGATCCCGTGGAATACCGCATCAAGGGCATCTGCCAGATGCAGTTGAACACCAGGGCGGGGATGACCTTTGCCTCGGGCCTGCGGTCCATCCTGCGCCAGGACCCGGACACCATCATGGTGGGGGAGATTCGGGACCAGGAAACCGCGGATATCGCCATCAAGGCCGCCCTTACCGGTCACAAGGTCCTGTCCACCCTGCACACCAACGACGCCCCCGGCGCCGTGACCCGCTTTGTGGAAATGGGCATCGAACCGTTTCTGGTGGCCTCCACCGTGGTGCTGGTCATGGCGCAGCGGCTGGTGCGGCGCATCTGCCCGGACTGCGCCGCGGCGTATACCCCCACCCGGGAGGAGCTGGCCCAGCTGGGCGTCCGCTACGACAGCGGCATCCAGTTCTTCCGCGGGGCCGGCTGCTTTGCCTGCAACAGGACGGGGTACCGCGGCCGGCTGGCCGTGTTCGAGATGCTGCCCATGGAGAACACCGTGCGGGATCTGGTGCTGCAGCGGGCGTCCTCCCAGGAAATCCGCGACAAGGCCGTGGCCGGCGGCCTCTTGCGCACCCTTACCCGCGATGCTGCCGAACGCGTGCTGGCCGGACAAACCACCTTCGAGGAGTTCCTGGGCGTGAGCTTTGACACATGA
- a CDS encoding heavy-metal-associated domain-containing protein — protein METIKVVGMSCMHCVKSVTDTLSKLDGVQQVQVNLETGTATFENTKGLPAEQIKLAIKMIGFEVA, from the coding sequence ATGGAAACAATCAAAGTGGTCGGCATGTCCTGCATGCACTGCGTCAAATCCGTCACCGACACCCTGTCCAAGCTGGACGGCGTGCAGCAGGTCCAGGTGAATCTGGAAACAGGCACGGCCACCTTCGAGAACACCAAGGGCCTGCCCGCCGAGCAGATCAAGCTGGCCATCAAGATGATCGGCTTCGAGGTGGCGTAG
- the ftsH gene encoding ATP-dependent zinc metalloprotease FtsH: MPPRSTPSAPTSKKAPAGKERPREKKSPLNTKVTFSIWYVLLAIWGVYLLQYGISHYYGPKRIPYSEFLQALNENRVLEVAITQDAIEGRMHPRHSGQPPAENATEPAKPETIIFSTVRVETDLSQQLAKFGVKFRGEIESTLWRDVVSWLIPIVVFGVGWFFIIRRMTPGAGMLSMGRSKAKVYMEKSIPTRFADVAGADEAKEELQEIIEFLKNPKVFTRLGGRLPKGVLLVGPPGTGKTLLAKAVAGEARTPFFSLSGSDFMEMLVGVGAARVRDLFQEARDKAPCIIFIDELDAIGKSRGPGGFSGNDEREQTLNQLLVEMDGFDARVGVIIMAATNRPEILDPALLRAGRFDRQVLVDKPDVHGREAILKVHARTVITAPDVDLLQIAQRTPGFSGADLANVTNEAALLAARRKKDAVEMADFEEAVDRVIGGLEKKNRVINPKEKRIVAYHETGHALVAAATPGADPVHKISIIPRGMAALGYTEQRPTDDRYLLSKTELLARIDVLLGGRVAEELVFGDVTTGAHNDLQRASDIARAMVTEYGMGETLGLASFPQRGQSMFLAQEGMGVNPREYSEATAARLDQEVKGILTGREAHVRALLTARTAQLHTIAARLLETEVMGQEEFMRLAESTPTGSIFP; encoded by the coding sequence ATGCCACCACGCAGCACCCCTTCCGCGCCGACCTCCAAGAAAGCCCCGGCAGGCAAGGAGCGTCCGCGGGAAAAAAAATCGCCCCTTAACACCAAGGTCACGTTCAGCATCTGGTATGTGCTGCTGGCCATTTGGGGCGTATACCTGCTGCAGTACGGCATTTCGCACTATTACGGCCCCAAGCGCATCCCCTACAGCGAGTTTCTGCAGGCGCTCAACGAAAATCGTGTCCTGGAAGTGGCCATCACCCAGGATGCCATTGAGGGCCGCATGCATCCCCGGCATTCCGGTCAGCCGCCGGCGGAAAACGCCACCGAGCCGGCCAAGCCGGAGACCATCATCTTCAGCACCGTGCGGGTGGAGACGGATCTTTCCCAGCAGCTGGCCAAATTCGGCGTGAAGTTTCGCGGGGAGATCGAATCCACCCTCTGGCGCGACGTCGTTTCCTGGCTCATCCCCATTGTGGTGTTCGGGGTGGGCTGGTTCTTCATCATCCGGCGCATGACGCCGGGCGCAGGCATGCTCTCCATGGGCCGCAGCAAGGCCAAGGTCTACATGGAAAAGAGCATCCCCACGCGCTTTGCCGACGTGGCCGGCGCGGACGAGGCCAAGGAAGAGCTGCAGGAGATCATCGAGTTCCTCAAGAATCCCAAGGTGTTCACCCGTCTGGGCGGCCGCCTGCCCAAGGGCGTGCTGCTGGTGGGGCCCCCCGGCACGGGCAAGACGCTTCTGGCCAAGGCCGTGGCTGGCGAGGCCCGCACGCCGTTTTTTTCCCTGTCCGGTTCGGACTTCATGGAAATGCTGGTGGGCGTGGGCGCGGCCCGGGTGCGCGATCTCTTTCAGGAGGCGCGGGACAAGGCCCCGTGCATCATCTTCATCGACGAGCTGGACGCCATCGGCAAGTCCCGTGGGCCGGGCGGTTTTTCCGGCAACGACGAGCGCGAGCAGACCTTGAATCAGTTGTTGGTGGAGATGGACGGCTTTGATGCCCGGGTGGGCGTCATCATCATGGCTGCCACCAACCGCCCGGAGATTCTGGACCCCGCCCTGCTGCGCGCCGGCCGTTTTGACCGGCAGGTGCTGGTGGACAAGCCCGACGTGCACGGCCGCGAGGCCATCCTCAAGGTGCATGCCCGCACGGTGATCACTGCGCCGGACGTGGACCTGCTCCAGATCGCCCAGCGCACCCCCGGTTTTTCCGGGGCTGATCTGGCCAACGTGACCAACGAAGCCGCCCTGCTGGCTGCGCGGCGCAAGAAAGACGCCGTGGAGATGGCCGACTTCGAAGAGGCCGTGGATCGCGTCATCGGCGGCCTGGAGAAGAAGAACCGGGTCATCAATCCCAAGGAAAAGCGCATCGTGGCCTACCACGAAACCGGCCACGCCCTGGTGGCCGCGGCCACGCCGGGGGCGGATCCGGTCCACAAGATTTCCATCATCCCCAGGGGGATGGCTGCCCTGGGCTACACCGAGCAGCGCCCCACCGACGACCGCTACCTCCTGAGCAAAACCGAGCTGTTGGCACGCATTGATGTGCTGCTGGGCGGTCGGGTGGCCGAGGAGCTGGTCTTCGGCGACGTGACCACCGGCGCCCACAACGACCTGCAACGCGCCTCGGACATTGCCCGGGCCATGGTCACGGAATACGGCATGGGCGAGACGCTGGGCCTGGCCAGCTTCCCGCAACGGGGGCAATCCATGTTTCTGGCCCAGGAAGGCATGGGCGTGAACCCGCGGGAATACTCCGAGGCCACGGCCGCCCGGCTGGACCAGGAAGTCAAGGGCATCCTGACCGGGCGCGAAGCCCACGTCCGGGCGCTGCTGACCGCCAGAACCGCCCAGCTGCACACCATCGCGGCGCGGCTGCTGGAAACCGAAGTCATGGGTCAGGAGGAGTTCATGCGCCTGGCCGAATCCACCCCCACGGGTTCCATTTTCCCATAG
- a CDS encoding DMT family transporter, whose amino-acid sequence MQRPWTAYGNLTAAMVIVGSSVVAGKLMVAELPVFLASALRFVVALAVLLPLMWWREGRLLPRLRGRNWRILGLQSLFGSFLFTTFLLYGLRWASPAAAGVVAGSTSAWMAGLAWLFLGERPGRRGMVGILCAMAGVACLNVMTPDAAAASDAGQAGAADAWLGLALVLAAVLCESLFLLMRKGVDQPLSPLGAATAVSAFGLLWFLPMGVVEAVRFDFAVAGPGAWGAVVYYGLVVTILAYWCWFAGVVRVDAATAGVFTGLMPASAVLCAVLILHEPLTWPVAAGCLLVLAGIVLLTARSRG is encoded by the coding sequence ATGCAACGACCCTGGACGGCATACGGCAATCTGACGGCGGCCATGGTCATCGTCGGCAGCTCGGTGGTGGCGGGCAAGCTGATGGTGGCGGAACTGCCGGTGTTTCTGGCCTCGGCCCTGCGGTTTGTGGTGGCCCTGGCCGTGCTGCTGCCCCTTATGTGGTGGCGGGAAGGCCGGCTGCTGCCGCGGCTGCGGGGCCGCAACTGGCGCATCCTGGGTCTGCAGTCGCTTTTTGGCTCCTTTCTGTTCACCACCTTCCTGCTGTACGGGCTCCGCTGGGCCTCGCCGGCGGCGGCCGGGGTGGTGGCCGGGTCCACCTCTGCCTGGATGGCCGGGTTGGCGTGGCTGTTCCTGGGCGAGCGCCCCGGCCGGCGCGGTATGGTCGGCATCCTGTGTGCCATGGCCGGGGTGGCCTGCCTGAATGTGATGACGCCAGACGCGGCGGCAGCGTCGGATGCTGGGCAGGCCGGCGCGGCCGATGCCTGGCTGGGTCTGGCCCTGGTGCTGGCGGCGGTGCTGTGCGAGTCCCTGTTTCTGCTCATGCGCAAGGGCGTGGATCAGCCGCTATCGCCCCTGGGAGCGGCCACGGCCGTCTCTGCGTTCGGGCTGTTGTGGTTCCTGCCCATGGGGGTGGTGGAGGCGGTCCGCTTCGACTTCGCGGTGGCAGGTCCCGGGGCCTGGGGGGCGGTGGTCTATTATGGTCTGGTGGTGACCATTCTGGCGTACTGGTGCTGGTTTGCCGGGGTGGTGCGGGTGGATGCGGCCACGGCGGGCGTGTTTACGGGCCTTATGCCGGCCAGCGCGGTGTTGTGCGCCGTGCTGATACTGCATGAGCCGCTGACCTGGCCCGTGGCGGCCGGCTGTCTGCTGGTGCTGGCGGGCATCGTCCTGCTGACGGCCCGCAGCAGGGGCTGA
- a CDS encoding AraC family transcriptional regulator, whose protein sequence is MAAGMRQGGEEARLLVRPEAPGVELLRASFRTQRFDRHFHEEYALGVVERGALRFRYLGRTMTAAAGQVNLVVPGEPHDGHAALPEGWTYRMFYLAPQVVDAACAELAPRRAAPHFAAGVLDDPTLAARVRQAHLLWELPGASSLARQTALLGAVTWWIARHAERPAVLPRLGNERGAAARTRALLQERYAEDLSLDVLAGHAGLSPYHLVRVFKACYGLAPHAYLVQVRLARARTLLTGPDRLADIAAAVGFADQSHFTRLFKRRHGLTPGACRNFLQNRETGKG, encoded by the coding sequence ATGGCCGCCGGCATGCGCCAGGGGGGTGAGGAGGCACGCCTGCTCGTCCGGCCGGAAGCGCCCGGCGTGGAGCTGCTCAGGGCCTCCTTCCGCACCCAGCGCTTTGACCGGCACTTTCACGAAGAATACGCCCTGGGCGTGGTCGAGCGGGGAGCCTTGCGGTTTCGGTATCTGGGCCGGACCATGACCGCCGCCGCCGGACAGGTCAATCTGGTCGTCCCCGGCGAACCCCACGATGGCCATGCCGCCCTGCCCGAGGGCTGGACCTACCGCATGTTCTACCTTGCGCCCCAGGTGGTGGACGCCGCCTGCGCCGAGCTGGCTCCCCGGCGGGCCGCGCCGCATTTTGCCGCCGGGGTGCTGGATGATCCGACCCTGGCCGCGCGGGTGCGGCAGGCGCATCTGCTGTGGGAGCTGCCCGGCGCGAGCAGTCTGGCCCGCCAGACGGCCTTGCTGGGGGCCGTGACATGGTGGATTGCCCGCCACGCCGAGCGCCCGGCCGTCCTGCCCCGCCTGGGGAACGAACGCGGCGCGGCAGCCAGGACCCGGGCGTTGCTTCAGGAGCGCTACGCCGAGGATCTTTCGCTGGATGTGCTGGCCGGGCATGCGGGGTTGAGCCCCTATCATCTGGTGCGCGTCTTCAAGGCCTGCTACGGCCTGGCCCCCCATGCCTATCTGGTGCAGGTGCGGCTGGCCCGGGCCCGAACGCTGCTGACCGGGCCGGATCGGCTGGCAGACATCGCCGCGGCGGTCGGGTTTGCGGATCAAAGCCATTTCACCAGACTGTTCAAACGGCGCCATGGCCTCACACCGGGTGCCTGCCGCAATTTTCTTCAAAACCGGGAGACCGGGAAAGGGTAG